A single Oryza brachyantha chromosome 8, ObraRS2, whole genome shotgun sequence DNA region contains:
- the LOC102705552 gene encoding homeobox-leucine zipper protein HOX5-like, with protein MDPGRVVFDSGVARRAGGGAQMLLFGGGGSANSGGFFRGVPTAVLGVEDARGTAAVGKRPFFTTHEELLEEEYYDEQAPEKKRRLTAEQVQMLERSFEEENKLEPERKTELARRLGMAPRQVAVWFQNRRARWKTKQLEHDFDRLKAAYDALAADHQVLLSDNDRLRAQVISLTEKLQDKEMSPSSATITTAAQEVDQPDEHTEAASATGCGGATVDDALAAPLAAHQQQLKDDLLSSGATTNDNDVGGGGVAAAVVFDVAEGSNDLSCESAYFAAAAASAYGRQYALSSEEEDGGAVSDEGCSFGLPGDAAMFGATAGVVHHAAGDEEAQLGGWTAWIWS; from the exons aTGGATCCCGGCCGCGTCGTGTTCGACTccggcgtggcgcggcgggcgggcggcggcgcgcagaTGCTGCTcttcggcggtggcggcagcgcCAACAGCGGCGGCTTCTTCCGAG GCGTGCCGACGGCGGTGCTGGGGGTGGAGGACGCGcgggggacggcggcggtggggaagCGGCCCTTCTTCACGACGCACGAGGAGCTCCTGGAGGAGGAGTACTACGACGAGCAGGCCCCCGAGAAGaagcggcggctgacggcggaGCAGGTGCAGATGCTGGAGCGGAGCTTCGAGGAGGAGAACAAGCTGGAGCCGGAGCGGAAGACCGAGctggcgcggcggctcggcatGGCCCCCCGGCAGGTCGCCGTCTGGTTCCAGAACCGCCGCGCCCGGTGGAAGACCAAGCAGCTCGAGCACGACTTCGACCGCCTCAAGGCCGCCTACGACGCCCTCGCGGCCGACCACCAGGTCCTCCTCTCCGACAACGACCGCCTCCGCGCGCAG GTAATCTCACTAACCGAGAAGCTTCAAGACAAGGAGATGTCGCCGTCGTCAGCGACCATCACCACCGCGGCGCAGGAGGTCGACCAGCCGGACGAGCACACGGAGGCCGCGTCAGCCacaggctgcggcggcgccaccgtcgACGACGCGTTGGCGGCGCCGCTGGCCGCCCATCAGCAGCAGCTCAAAGATGATCTCCTCAGCAGCGGCGCCACCACCAACGACaacgacgtcggcggcggcggcgtggcggcggcggtggtcttCGACGTCGCCGAGGGCTCCAACGACCTCAGCTGCGAGTCGGCCTactttgccgccgccgccgcgtcggcgtaCGGGCGCCAGTACGCTCTctcgtcggaggaggaggacggcggcgcggtcaGCGACGAGGGCTGCAGCTTCGGCCtccccggcgacgccgccatgttcggcgccaccgccggggTGGTgcaccacgccgccggcgacgaggaggcgcaGCTCGGCGGCTGGACCGCCTGGATCTGGAGCTGA
- the LOC102719319 gene encoding DEAD-box ATP-dependent RNA helicase 29 gives MARLTPSKSTPRGGKPRPSSSPAGAVADQQRPPPPRRPKQAKGASKNKKAKSGGFESMGLCEEVYRGVRHKGYRVPTPIQRKAMPLILAGHDIAAMARTGSGKTAAFLVPMIQRLRRHDAGAGVRALILSPTRDLATQTLKFTHQLGKFTNLKTSLIVGGDSMESQFEELAENPDIIIATPGRLVHHLAEVEDLNLRTVEYVVFDEADSLFSLGLIQQLHEILHKLSDTRQTLLFSATLPQALADFAKAGLRDPQIVRLDLDKKISPDLKLAFFTLRQEEKLAALLYLVRERISSEEQTIIFVSTKHHVEFLNTLFLEEGLEPSLSYGAMDQEARNIHISKFRARKTMLLIVTDVAARGLDIPLLDNVVNWDFPAKPKLFVHRVGRVARQGRSGTAYSFVTSEDMPYLLDLHLFLSKPLRPAPTEEELLKDMEGMNLKIDQALANGETVYGRFPQTIIDLVSDGVKEVISGCTDLIALEKPCTNAFRLYLKTRPMPSQESIRRVKDLPREGLHPIFREVLGSDELSALAFSERLKSFRPKQTILEAEGEAARSRFSKGSNQYLDVMKKKREVHEGIINLVHQKNSGDPDPKEEMVENISNWERKEVCGNKRKSQSFRDEDYYISSVPQNQHLEAGLSVRANEGFVENRLDAAVLDLVDDETSGMQSQKTRYHWKKNKFVKLNSGDRVTATGKIKTESGATLKPTKTGIYKKWQQKTHRAISSGGRSGHFAEEGASTTGSHQRGNRKHTAAGRGHRYIPNADVPSEIRNPQQIQKSRQQKAMDIARMKNKSSKDSKFQKFQKNIRRHDGPSKDGKFQKNRRPDGNGKGRGKGKGSANGFGKGKGKMKGKGTR, from the exons atgGCGCGCCTCACGCCCTCCAAATCCACCCCCCGCGGGGGCAAGCCGaggccctcctcctccccggcggGCGCCGTGGCGGACCAGcagaggccgccgccgccgcggcggccgaagCAGGCTAAGGGGGCgagcaagaacaagaaggcCAAGTCGGGCGGGTTCGAGTCGATGGGGCTCTGCGAGGAGGTGTACCGCGGGGTGCGCCACAAGGGGTACCGCGTCCCCACCCCCATCCAGCGCAAGGCGATGCCGCTCATCCTCGCCGGCCACGAcatcgccgccatggcgcgcACGGGCTCCGGGAAgaccgccgccttcctcgTGCCCATGATccagcgcctccgccgccacgacgccggcgccggcgtccgcgCGCTCATCCTCTCCCCGACGCGCGACCTCGCCACGCAGACGCTCAAGTTCACCCATCAGCTTGGGAAGTTCACTA ATCTAAAGACTAGCCTGATCGTTGGTGGAGATAGCATGGAGAGTCAATTTGAGGAATTGGCAGAAAATCCAGATATCATAATTGCAACACCAGGCAGACTTGTGCACCATTTGGCGGAGGTTGAGGACTTGAACCTTAGGACAGTCGAATATGTTGTGTTTGATGAAGCAGATTCCCTCTTTAGCTTGGGGTTGATCCAGCAACTGCATGAAATTCTACATAAGCTGAGTGATACGCGACAAACATTGCTCTTCAGTGCCACCTTGCCACAAGCCCTTGCAGATTTTGCAAAAGCTGGCCTTCGTGACCCACAAATTGTAAGACTTGATTTGGACAAAAAGATCAGTCCTGATCTTAAACTTGCCTTTTTCACACTGCGCCAGGAGGAGAAACTAGCAGCTTTACTGTACTTGGTCAGGGAGCGAATCAGCTCTGAGGAACAGACAATAATATTTGTTTCAACCAAGCATCATGTAGAGTTCTTAAATACTCTGTTCCTTGAGGAGGGCTTAGAACCTTCTCTTTCCTATGGTGCTATGGATCAAGAAGCCCGCaatattcatatttcaaaattcagGGCAAGAAAAACCATGTTACTAATTGTGACAGATGTTGCTGCAAGGGGTCTGGATATCCCATTGCTTGATAATGTGGTGAACTGGGACTTTCCTGCAAAGCCTAAATTATTTGTTCATAGGGTTGGAAGAGTAGCCCGACAAGGTAGAAGTGGAACAGCATATTCATTTGTCACTTCAGAGGATATGCCTTATTTATTGGACCTCCATCTATTCCTTTCAAAGCCTCTTAGACCTGCTCCAACAGAGGAGGAACTCCTGAAGGATATGGAGGgaatgaatttgaaaattgatcAAGCTCTTGCAAATGGAGAAACAGTATATGGGCGTTTTCCTCAGACAATCATTGATCTTGTCTCAGATGGAGTAAAAGAAGTCATAAGTGGTTGTACAGATCTGATTGCATTGGAAAAGCCATGCACTAATGCTTTCCGGTTATACTTGAAGACTCGTCCAATGCCTTCACAAGAATCAATCAGAAGGGTAAAAGATTTGCCTCGTGAAGGTCTTCATCCAATTTTCAGGGAAGTACTTGGGTCAGATGAGCTTTCAGCTCTTGCCTTCTCAGAGCGCTTGAAATCATTTAG GCCAAAGCAGACGATTTTAGAGGCCGAGGGTGAAGCTGCTAGATCAAGATTTTCTAAA GGTTCAAATCAATATCTTGatgtgatgaaaaaaaaaagggaagtgCATGAGGGTATCATAAATTTAGTGCATCAAAAGAATTCTGGTGATCCAGATCCAAAG GAAGAAATGGTGGAAAACATTTCAAACTGGGAGAGGAAAG AAGTTTGTGGTAATAAGCGAAAGTCACAGAGCTTTAGAGATGAAGACTACTACATCAGTTCAGTGCCTCAAAACCAA CATTTGGAAGCTGGATTGTCAGTGAGGGCCAATGAAGGGTTTGTTGAAAACAG ATTGGATGCTGCTGTTCTTGATCTAGTCGATGATGAAACCTCGGGTATGCAGTCACAGAAAACTCGATATCACTGGAAAAAG AACAAGTTTGTCAAGTTAAATAGTGGGGATCGTGTCACTGCTACAGGAAAG ATTAAGACGGAAAGTGGTGCAACGTTGAAGCCAACAAAAACAGGGATCTACAAGAAATGGCAGCAGAAAACACATAGAGCTATCAGTAGTGGCGGAAGATCTGGTCACTTTGCAGAAGAGGGTGCATCCACGACAg GTAGCCATCAAAGAGGAAACAGAAAACACACTGCAGCTGGACGTGGGCACCGGTATATACCAAATGCCGATGTACCGTCCGAGATTAGAAATCCCCAACAAATACAAAAGAGCAGGCAGCAAAAAGCAATGGATATTGCCCGCATGAAGAATAAATCTTCAAAGGACAGTAAATTCCAGAAATTCCAGAAAAATATCAGGAGGCATGATGGACCCTCAAAAGACGGCAAATTCCAGAAGAACAGGAGACCGGATGGCAACGGAAAGGGACGGGGGAAAGGCAAAGGAAGCGCAAATGGATTTGGTAAAGGGAAGGGGAAAATGAAAGGGAAGGGCACCAGGTGA
- the LOC102705834 gene encoding RNA-binding protein 25 isoform X1, producing MAAVAPPPDGLDPPPATPPTAAAAGTPPLAVSATNTPPNPAAPNPLAPNPNPSPTPPAMSAPQAVAPPMPPAPVSFAPSFRPLGAPPPQQVPVPGPPQYGAMPNQGYPMGQPMQPPGVPPVMPPGAVRPPAMYAPQPSVYLQQPGAALPPGMARYPGPYPMMRPGFPPRPMPPVGVMPLQRPPIIPGIRGAPPMVPPTARPPTPAAAPPGKLPTAVYVGKIAPTVDNEFLLSILRLCGPVKSWKRTQNPSSGKPVSFGFCEFESAEGILRATRLLNKLSIDGQELVVNINDATKEYLKKHVEEKKKAQENTKETEDGGGSVTAAVTGNELSNTVSDETDTEAGDGGDKGNEENPKKFGVVTEEDSESDKDVAEKISVMIEEWLKTRPPPPPPPVEQSADISSKQKNGESDVDMTKTDSEDKNDVGSDKRAVNETEKLETASPDRRKDRDRDKERRDREKEQERHERERERERVRRDRDKDTRYKEVERLYKERLKEWEYRERDKELQRQHEKEREKDRERERKREIVKQEDESDEEDSRKRRRRSSGTLEDRKRRRLREKEEDLADKLREEEEIAEARRRAVELQQQADEAAAAAAAVAQSSTVMEVDGDDGKERDAQDIPIVVDDGKESDAFANGDDAGVNGKDNNGDEKNMIPGEILDTKHNSNAPAKKLGFGLIGSGKRTSVPSVFAEEDDEDNDDKRARPLVPIDYSTEELQAVQSNSSADQPNIVAAAEFAKRILVAKDEKPDVEKDRGRRSSDRMSQRDRDRNDEDGGRIGDQRREKTHDRERDKKDKSKSENKSILDAKQLIDMIPRTKEELFAYEINWAIYDKHELHERMRPWIAKKIIEFLGEEESTLVDYIVSCTKDHVQASKMLELLQSILDVEAEMFVLKMWRMLIFEIKKVETGLSGRAKA from the exons ATGGCCGCCGTAGCGCCTCCTCCCGACGGCCTcgacccgccgccggcgacgccccccaccgccgccgccgcgggcacCCCGCCGCTTGCGGTCTCCGCCACCAACACGCCGCCGAACCCCGCCGCTCCTAACCCCCTCGCgccaaaccctaaccctagcccgaCGCCGCCCGCGATGTCCGCGCCTCAGGCGGTCGCGCCGCCGATGCCGCCCGCGCCGGTCTCCTTCGCGCCCTCGTTCCGCCCGCTcggcgccccgccgccgcagcaggtGCCGGTGCCGGGGCCGCCTCAGTACGGGGCCATGCCGAACCAGGGGTACCCGATGGGGCAGCCGATGCAGCCGCCGGGAGTTCCCCCCGTGATGCCGCCGGGCGCCGTGCGGCCGCCCGCCATGTACGCGCCCCAGCCCAGCGTGTACCTCCAGCAGCCCGGCGCTGCGCTTCCTCCCG GTATGGCTCGCTACCCTGGACCATACCCTATGATGCGCCCTGGCTTTCCGCCACGCCCCATGCCTCCAGTCGGTGTTATGCCGCTTCAGCGCCCACCAATAATTCCTGGGATTCGTGGTGCTCCTCCTATGGTTCCCCCTACTGCCCGACCACCCACTCCAGCTGCTGCACCTCCTGGCAAGCTACCAACTGCAGTTTATGTTGGCAAGATTGCTCCAACAGTGGACAACGAATTTCTTCTTTCAATTCTTCGG CTTTGTGGCCCTGTCAAGAGTTGGAAGCGTACGCAGAATCCAAGTAGTGGAAAGCCtgtatcttttggcttttgtgAATTCGAATCTGCTGAAGGCATCCTTCGTGCAACACGACTGCTCAATAAATTGAGCATTGATGGACAAGAACTTGTG GTTAACATTAATGATGCCACCAAAGAGTACCTGAAGAAACATgttgaagaaaagaagaaagcgCAAGAGAACACCAAAGAAACAGAAGATGGTGGTGGGAGTGTGACTGCTGCAGTCACTGGAAATGAATTGTCAAATACTGTTTCTGATGAAACAGATACGGAGGCAGGAGATGGTGGAGATAAGGGAAATGAAGAAAATCCTAAGAAATTTGGTGTTGTCACAGAGGAAGATTCTGAGAGTGATAAGGATGTTGCAGAAAAAATTAGTGTTATGATTGAAGAGTGGTTAAAGACTagaccgccaccgccacctccaccaGTTGAACAATCTGCTGACATCTcttcaaaacaaaagaatggaGAATCTGATGTAGACATGACAAAAACTG ATTCTGAAGATAAGAATGATGTTGGCAGTGATAAAAGGGCAGTTAATGAAACTGAAAAGTTAGAAACTGCCTCTCCTGATAGGAGGAAGGATAGAGATCGTGATAAAGAGAGGCGGGACAGGgaaaaagaacaagaaagGCATGAACGCGAGCGAGAGCGAGAAAGAGTCAGGAGAGACAGAGATAAGGACACGAGGTATAAAGAAGTGGAGAGATTGTACAAGGAGCGCCTTAAAGAGTGGgaatatagagagagagataaaGAACTTCAGAGACAACATGAGAAGGAGCGAGAGAAGGATAGGGAACGTGAGCGCAAAAGGGAGATCGTGAAGCAGGAAGATGAGAGCGATGAAGAGGATAGTAGAAAAAGAAGGCGGAGGAGTAGTGGCACACTTGAAGACCGGAAAAGGAGGCGGCTGCGTGAAAAGGAGGAAGACTTAGCAGACAAATtaagggaggaagaagaaattgCCGAAGCAAGACGGCGAGCTGTAGAGTTGCAACAACAAGCAGATgaagctgctgcagctgctgcagccgTTGCACAATCTTCTACAGTTATGGAGGTTGATGGTGATGATGGAAAGGAAAGAGATGCACAAGACATACCAATTGTTGTGGATGATGGAAAGGAAAGTGATGCCTTTGCTAATGGTGATGATGCTG GTGTTAATGGTAAAGACAATAATGGcgatgaaaaaaacatgataccTGGTGAAATTTTGGACACCAAACATAATAGCAATGCTCCAGCAAAGAAACTTGGTTTTGGTCTGATTGGCTCTGGCAAGCGGACATCTGTACCTTCAGTTTTTGCTGAAGAGGATGATGAGGATAATGATGATAAAAGGGCAAGACCTTTAGTTCCTATTGATTACTCCACAGAGGAACTGCAAGCTGTTCAGTCCAATTCTTCTGCAGACCAACCAAATATTGTAGCAGCTGCTGAATTTGCCAAGCGCATATTGGTAGCAAAGGATGAAAAGCCTGATGTTGAGAAAGATAGGGGTAGGAGATCTAGCGATAGAATGAGCCAAAGGGATAGAGATAGAAATGATGAAGATGGCGGTCGCATTGGTGATCAGAGAAGGGAAAAGACACATGACCGAGAGAGAGACAAGAAAGATAAGTCCAAGTCTGAGAACAAGAGTATTTTGGATGCAAAACAATTAATTGACATGATTCCAAGGACAAAGGAAGAGCTTTTTGCCTATGAAATTAACTGGGCGATATATGACAAg CATGAGTTGCACGAGAGAATGAGACCTTGGATTGCGAAGAAGATTATTGAATTTCTGGGCGAGGAGGAATCAACTTTGGTGGATTACATCGTCTCATGCACCAAAGACCATGTTCAGGCATCAAAAATGTTGGAGCTCCTACAGTCAATCTTGGATGTTGAAGCTGAAATGTTTGTCCTTAAGATGTGGAGGATGCTTATATTTGAGATCAAGAAAGTTGAGACAGGTCTATCAGGGAGAGCGAAGGCATGA
- the LOC102705834 gene encoding RNA-binding protein 25 isoform X3, with protein sequence MCQGMARYPGPYPMMRPGFPPRPMPPVGVMPLQRPPIIPGIRGAPPMVPPTARPPTPAAAPPGKLPTAVYVGKIAPTVDNEFLLSILRLCGPVKSWKRTQNPSSGKPVSFGFCEFESAEGILRATRLLNKLSIDGQELVVNINDATKEYLKKHVEEKKKAQENTKETEDGGGSVTAAVTGNELSNTVSDETDTEAGDGGDKGNEENPKKFGVVTEEDSESDKDVAEKISVMIEEWLKTRPPPPPPPVEQSADISSKQKNGESDVDMTKTDSEDKNDVGSDKRAVNETEKLETASPDRRKDRDRDKERRDREKEQERHERERERERVRRDRDKDTRYKEVERLYKERLKEWEYRERDKELQRQHEKEREKDRERERKREIVKQEDESDEEDSRKRRRRSSGTLEDRKRRRLREKEEDLADKLREEEEIAEARRRAVELQQQADEAAAAAAAVAQSSTVMEVDGDDGKERDAQDIPIVVDDGKESDAFANGDDAGVNGKDNNGDEKNMIPGEILDTKHNSNAPAKKLGFGLIGSGKRTSVPSVFAEEDDEDNDDKRARPLVPIDYSTEELQAVQSNSSADQPNIVAAAEFAKRILVAKDEKPDVEKDRGRRSSDRMSQRDRDRNDEDGGRIGDQRREKTHDRERDKKDKSKSENKSILDAKQLIDMIPRTKEELFAYEINWAIYDKHELHERMRPWIAKKIIEFLGEEESTLVDYIVSCTKDHVQASKMLELLQSILDVEAEMFVLKMWRMLIFEIKKVETGLSGRAKA encoded by the exons ATGTGCCAAG GTATGGCTCGCTACCCTGGACCATACCCTATGATGCGCCCTGGCTTTCCGCCACGCCCCATGCCTCCAGTCGGTGTTATGCCGCTTCAGCGCCCACCAATAATTCCTGGGATTCGTGGTGCTCCTCCTATGGTTCCCCCTACTGCCCGACCACCCACTCCAGCTGCTGCACCTCCTGGCAAGCTACCAACTGCAGTTTATGTTGGCAAGATTGCTCCAACAGTGGACAACGAATTTCTTCTTTCAATTCTTCGG CTTTGTGGCCCTGTCAAGAGTTGGAAGCGTACGCAGAATCCAAGTAGTGGAAAGCCtgtatcttttggcttttgtgAATTCGAATCTGCTGAAGGCATCCTTCGTGCAACACGACTGCTCAATAAATTGAGCATTGATGGACAAGAACTTGTG GTTAACATTAATGATGCCACCAAAGAGTACCTGAAGAAACATgttgaagaaaagaagaaagcgCAAGAGAACACCAAAGAAACAGAAGATGGTGGTGGGAGTGTGACTGCTGCAGTCACTGGAAATGAATTGTCAAATACTGTTTCTGATGAAACAGATACGGAGGCAGGAGATGGTGGAGATAAGGGAAATGAAGAAAATCCTAAGAAATTTGGTGTTGTCACAGAGGAAGATTCTGAGAGTGATAAGGATGTTGCAGAAAAAATTAGTGTTATGATTGAAGAGTGGTTAAAGACTagaccgccaccgccacctccaccaGTTGAACAATCTGCTGACATCTcttcaaaacaaaagaatggaGAATCTGATGTAGACATGACAAAAACTG ATTCTGAAGATAAGAATGATGTTGGCAGTGATAAAAGGGCAGTTAATGAAACTGAAAAGTTAGAAACTGCCTCTCCTGATAGGAGGAAGGATAGAGATCGTGATAAAGAGAGGCGGGACAGGgaaaaagaacaagaaagGCATGAACGCGAGCGAGAGCGAGAAAGAGTCAGGAGAGACAGAGATAAGGACACGAGGTATAAAGAAGTGGAGAGATTGTACAAGGAGCGCCTTAAAGAGTGGgaatatagagagagagataaaGAACTTCAGAGACAACATGAGAAGGAGCGAGAGAAGGATAGGGAACGTGAGCGCAAAAGGGAGATCGTGAAGCAGGAAGATGAGAGCGATGAAGAGGATAGTAGAAAAAGAAGGCGGAGGAGTAGTGGCACACTTGAAGACCGGAAAAGGAGGCGGCTGCGTGAAAAGGAGGAAGACTTAGCAGACAAATtaagggaggaagaagaaattgCCGAAGCAAGACGGCGAGCTGTAGAGTTGCAACAACAAGCAGATgaagctgctgcagctgctgcagccgTTGCACAATCTTCTACAGTTATGGAGGTTGATGGTGATGATGGAAAGGAAAGAGATGCACAAGACATACCAATTGTTGTGGATGATGGAAAGGAAAGTGATGCCTTTGCTAATGGTGATGATGCTG GTGTTAATGGTAAAGACAATAATGGcgatgaaaaaaacatgataccTGGTGAAATTTTGGACACCAAACATAATAGCAATGCTCCAGCAAAGAAACTTGGTTTTGGTCTGATTGGCTCTGGCAAGCGGACATCTGTACCTTCAGTTTTTGCTGAAGAGGATGATGAGGATAATGATGATAAAAGGGCAAGACCTTTAGTTCCTATTGATTACTCCACAGAGGAACTGCAAGCTGTTCAGTCCAATTCTTCTGCAGACCAACCAAATATTGTAGCAGCTGCTGAATTTGCCAAGCGCATATTGGTAGCAAAGGATGAAAAGCCTGATGTTGAGAAAGATAGGGGTAGGAGATCTAGCGATAGAATGAGCCAAAGGGATAGAGATAGAAATGATGAAGATGGCGGTCGCATTGGTGATCAGAGAAGGGAAAAGACACATGACCGAGAGAGAGACAAGAAAGATAAGTCCAAGTCTGAGAACAAGAGTATTTTGGATGCAAAACAATTAATTGACATGATTCCAAGGACAAAGGAAGAGCTTTTTGCCTATGAAATTAACTGGGCGATATATGACAAg CATGAGTTGCACGAGAGAATGAGACCTTGGATTGCGAAGAAGATTATTGAATTTCTGGGCGAGGAGGAATCAACTTTGGTGGATTACATCGTCTCATGCACCAAAGACCATGTTCAGGCATCAAAAATGTTGGAGCTCCTACAGTCAATCTTGGATGTTGAAGCTGAAATGTTTGTCCTTAAGATGTGGAGGATGCTTATATTTGAGATCAAGAAAGTTGAGACAGGTCTATCAGGGAGAGCGAAGGCATGA
- the LOC102705834 gene encoding RNA-binding protein 25 isoform X2: MQVHYPAHVVLRGMARYPGPYPMMRPGFPPRPMPPVGVMPLQRPPIIPGIRGAPPMVPPTARPPTPAAAPPGKLPTAVYVGKIAPTVDNEFLLSILRLCGPVKSWKRTQNPSSGKPVSFGFCEFESAEGILRATRLLNKLSIDGQELVVNINDATKEYLKKHVEEKKKAQENTKETEDGGGSVTAAVTGNELSNTVSDETDTEAGDGGDKGNEENPKKFGVVTEEDSESDKDVAEKISVMIEEWLKTRPPPPPPPVEQSADISSKQKNGESDVDMTKTDSEDKNDVGSDKRAVNETEKLETASPDRRKDRDRDKERRDREKEQERHERERERERVRRDRDKDTRYKEVERLYKERLKEWEYRERDKELQRQHEKEREKDRERERKREIVKQEDESDEEDSRKRRRRSSGTLEDRKRRRLREKEEDLADKLREEEEIAEARRRAVELQQQADEAAAAAAAVAQSSTVMEVDGDDGKERDAQDIPIVVDDGKESDAFANGDDAGVNGKDNNGDEKNMIPGEILDTKHNSNAPAKKLGFGLIGSGKRTSVPSVFAEEDDEDNDDKRARPLVPIDYSTEELQAVQSNSSADQPNIVAAAEFAKRILVAKDEKPDVEKDRGRRSSDRMSQRDRDRNDEDGGRIGDQRREKTHDRERDKKDKSKSENKSILDAKQLIDMIPRTKEELFAYEINWAIYDKHELHERMRPWIAKKIIEFLGEEESTLVDYIVSCTKDHVQASKMLELLQSILDVEAEMFVLKMWRMLIFEIKKVETGLSGRAKA; encoded by the exons ATGCAAGTACATTATCCTGCTCATGTGGTGCTGAGAG GTATGGCTCGCTACCCTGGACCATACCCTATGATGCGCCCTGGCTTTCCGCCACGCCCCATGCCTCCAGTCGGTGTTATGCCGCTTCAGCGCCCACCAATAATTCCTGGGATTCGTGGTGCTCCTCCTATGGTTCCCCCTACTGCCCGACCACCCACTCCAGCTGCTGCACCTCCTGGCAAGCTACCAACTGCAGTTTATGTTGGCAAGATTGCTCCAACAGTGGACAACGAATTTCTTCTTTCAATTCTTCGG CTTTGTGGCCCTGTCAAGAGTTGGAAGCGTACGCAGAATCCAAGTAGTGGAAAGCCtgtatcttttggcttttgtgAATTCGAATCTGCTGAAGGCATCCTTCGTGCAACACGACTGCTCAATAAATTGAGCATTGATGGACAAGAACTTGTG GTTAACATTAATGATGCCACCAAAGAGTACCTGAAGAAACATgttgaagaaaagaagaaagcgCAAGAGAACACCAAAGAAACAGAAGATGGTGGTGGGAGTGTGACTGCTGCAGTCACTGGAAATGAATTGTCAAATACTGTTTCTGATGAAACAGATACGGAGGCAGGAGATGGTGGAGATAAGGGAAATGAAGAAAATCCTAAGAAATTTGGTGTTGTCACAGAGGAAGATTCTGAGAGTGATAAGGATGTTGCAGAAAAAATTAGTGTTATGATTGAAGAGTGGTTAAAGACTagaccgccaccgccacctccaccaGTTGAACAATCTGCTGACATCTcttcaaaacaaaagaatggaGAATCTGATGTAGACATGACAAAAACTG ATTCTGAAGATAAGAATGATGTTGGCAGTGATAAAAGGGCAGTTAATGAAACTGAAAAGTTAGAAACTGCCTCTCCTGATAGGAGGAAGGATAGAGATCGTGATAAAGAGAGGCGGGACAGGgaaaaagaacaagaaagGCATGAACGCGAGCGAGAGCGAGAAAGAGTCAGGAGAGACAGAGATAAGGACACGAGGTATAAAGAAGTGGAGAGATTGTACAAGGAGCGCCTTAAAGAGTGGgaatatagagagagagataaaGAACTTCAGAGACAACATGAGAAGGAGCGAGAGAAGGATAGGGAACGTGAGCGCAAAAGGGAGATCGTGAAGCAGGAAGATGAGAGCGATGAAGAGGATAGTAGAAAAAGAAGGCGGAGGAGTAGTGGCACACTTGAAGACCGGAAAAGGAGGCGGCTGCGTGAAAAGGAGGAAGACTTAGCAGACAAATtaagggaggaagaagaaattgCCGAAGCAAGACGGCGAGCTGTAGAGTTGCAACAACAAGCAGATgaagctgctgcagctgctgcagccgTTGCACAATCTTCTACAGTTATGGAGGTTGATGGTGATGATGGAAAGGAAAGAGATGCACAAGACATACCAATTGTTGTGGATGATGGAAAGGAAAGTGATGCCTTTGCTAATGGTGATGATGCTG GTGTTAATGGTAAAGACAATAATGGcgatgaaaaaaacatgataccTGGTGAAATTTTGGACACCAAACATAATAGCAATGCTCCAGCAAAGAAACTTGGTTTTGGTCTGATTGGCTCTGGCAAGCGGACATCTGTACCTTCAGTTTTTGCTGAAGAGGATGATGAGGATAATGATGATAAAAGGGCAAGACCTTTAGTTCCTATTGATTACTCCACAGAGGAACTGCAAGCTGTTCAGTCCAATTCTTCTGCAGACCAACCAAATATTGTAGCAGCTGCTGAATTTGCCAAGCGCATATTGGTAGCAAAGGATGAAAAGCCTGATGTTGAGAAAGATAGGGGTAGGAGATCTAGCGATAGAATGAGCCAAAGGGATAGAGATAGAAATGATGAAGATGGCGGTCGCATTGGTGATCAGAGAAGGGAAAAGACACATGACCGAGAGAGAGACAAGAAAGATAAGTCCAAGTCTGAGAACAAGAGTATTTTGGATGCAAAACAATTAATTGACATGATTCCAAGGACAAAGGAAGAGCTTTTTGCCTATGAAATTAACTGGGCGATATATGACAAg CATGAGTTGCACGAGAGAATGAGACCTTGGATTGCGAAGAAGATTATTGAATTTCTGGGCGAGGAGGAATCAACTTTGGTGGATTACATCGTCTCATGCACCAAAGACCATGTTCAGGCATCAAAAATGTTGGAGCTCCTACAGTCAATCTTGGATGTTGAAGCTGAAATGTTTGTCCTTAAGATGTGGAGGATGCTTATATTTGAGATCAAGAAAGTTGAGACAGGTCTATCAGGGAGAGCGAAGGCATGA